In the genome of Gloeotrichia echinulata CP02, one region contains:
- a CDS encoding filamentous hemagglutinin N-terminal domain-containing protein — MSANKVQSKSFHLKILLSLPFVLWSLANTRLSVYAQIIPDNTLPNNTNVTTNGDTFNIDGGTRAGNNLFHSFEQFSLLTGKTASFNNPTDIQNIISRVTGSSISNIDGLISAKGTANLFLINPNGIIFGSQASLNIGGSFIGSTANSIRFADGSEFIASSSQPMSLLTVSIPLGLQYGPTNIDVITVNGPGNNISFDDQIFSLIRDSRPIGLQVQSEKTLALVGGNVEITGGNLTAQGGRIELGSVGSGSLVKLNPIISGWELSYENVNNFQDISLSQAASLEVSGNTGGTIQIQGRNIQGKDGSAILADTLGNGSAGNLRIKASDFVEISGASTSLPFATYLSTNVVLGATGNGGNLLIDTPGLRVADGAQIASATFGSGNAGTLTVKAQQVEVTSGSSVTGSSGLLTAVGPEATGNGGNLVIDTDDLSITNGAQVFATTVGIGNAGSININATNIELNGASGGGNASGIFANASSNTLANAGQITINTQRLQVADGASITVNTSGAGNGGILTIKAQEIEILRGAASVGSSGLFASVGVNSTGNGGTLLIDTGSLRMAGGARIGVFTFGSGNGGTIKVQANQIELSGSSRRGLSTALLANVESGATGNGGNLTIDTQSLRLIDGAQIGTGTFSSGNAGDSKIQATDVELIGTSTNVPSLLFTAVQSNATGKGGNLILDTTNLRLMDGSQISSGTLGSGKAGNLSVTANDIEVVGFSEKWRSGLFASAIQGNGDGGNLSITTNNLTVKDGGIISAGNFPSRDSSIAPGQGKAGNIQIEAGSILLDNTSFENPASITASTTSGGGGNILLQVQNSLTARNGSQISADTKGSGNGGNININADSLTFTTGASLTSSTTAKGNAGLINIDANSILFDGYINGLFSGAFSEAKAESQGNGGNIQVISDSLKLTNQARISTNSSGLGQAGNISINANQIQTNQGNIVSTSTKTGGGNLNLNTNLLLLTNNGLISTSVLDSTGGGGNINTNAGFIVANNNSDIRANAVFGPGGNIQVQTKGIFLSPDSEIDASSQFGVNGIVTITNLETSKNIVNNKLSDNIIDPSQQIAPSCQANRANNFVVTGRGGLPENPTDTIIGKTIWTDLRDISPKVAVQEKGGQGKQETVSQGDQNTPSVIIEAQTWVVNTNGEVELVAYSPNTIPQPSSNPTPKCGAV; from the coding sequence ATGTCAGCGAACAAAGTACAGAGCAAAAGTTTCCACCTCAAAATATTGCTAAGTTTACCTTTTGTTTTATGGTCGTTGGCAAATACGAGATTGAGTGTCTATGCACAAATTATCCCAGACAATACTCTACCAAATAATACTAATGTTACTACCAATGGTGATACTTTTAATATCGATGGTGGCACTAGAGCAGGTAATAATTTATTTCATAGCTTTGAACAGTTTTCCCTACTCACAGGTAAAACAGCATCTTTCAATAATCCTACAGATATTCAAAATATTATCAGCCGAGTAACTGGTAGCTCTATATCTAATATTGATGGTTTAATCAGCGCCAAGGGCACAGCTAACCTGTTTCTCATCAATCCTAATGGTATTATTTTTGGTTCTCAAGCTTCTCTAAATATTGGTGGTTCTTTTATTGGTTCGACAGCCAACAGCATCCGATTTGCTGATGGTAGTGAGTTCATTGCTAGCAGTTCTCAACCAATGTCCTTGTTGACAGTTAGTATTCCCCTAGGTTTGCAATATGGGCCGACTAATATAGATGTGATCACGGTGAATGGTCCAGGAAACAATATAAGTTTCGATGATCAAATTTTTTCACTGATTAGAGACTCTAGACCAATTGGACTTCAGGTTCAGTCAGAGAAAACCTTAGCTTTGGTGGGTGGGAATGTTGAAATTACGGGAGGTAATTTAACTGCACAAGGGGGACGAATTGAGTTAGGAAGTGTTGGTAGTGGAAGTTTAGTTAAACTCAATCCTATTATATCAGGCTGGGAATTGAGCTATGAAAATGTCAATAATTTTCAAGATATTAGCCTGTCTCAAGCAGCTTCTTTAGAAGTTAGTGGTAATACTGGCGGTACAATTCAAATACAGGGGCGTAATATCCAAGGAAAAGATGGCTCTGCAATATTGGCAGATACCCTGGGCAATGGTTCTGCAGGAAATCTGAGAATCAAAGCATCCGATTTTGTAGAAATCAGTGGCGCTTCTACATCACTTCCCTTTGCTACCTATTTATCTACCAATGTAGTACTCGGAGCGACTGGTAATGGTGGCAATTTATTGATTGATACCCCCGGTTTGCGTGTAGCCGATGGCGCTCAAATAGCTAGTGCAACCTTTGGCTCTGGTAACGCCGGCACTTTAACAGTTAAAGCCCAACAAGTCGAAGTAACTAGTGGTTCATCCGTCACAGGTTCTAGCGGCTTGTTGACAGCAGTAGGTCCAGAAGCGACTGGTAATGGCGGTAATTTAGTTATTGACACTGATGACTTATCAATTACTAATGGCGCTCAGGTATTTGCTACTACCGTTGGTATAGGAAATGCGGGAAGCATAAACATAAACGCCACAAATATAGAATTAAATGGCGCTTCAGGAGGCGGCAATGCTAGTGGTATATTCGCTAATGCATCATCTAACACCCTAGCTAATGCAGGTCAGATAACTATTAATACTCAGCGCTTACAAGTTGCTGATGGGGCGAGTATCACAGTCAACACCAGTGGCGCTGGTAATGGCGGAATTTTAACAATCAAGGCACAAGAGATAGAAATACTGCGGGGCGCAGCAAGTGTGGGTTCCAGTGGCTTATTCGCTAGTGTCGGCGTCAACAGCACCGGTAATGGTGGTACATTGTTGATTGATACGGGAAGCTTGCGAATGGCTGGTGGAGCAAGGATAGGAGTATTTACCTTTGGATCTGGAAACGGGGGAACCATAAAGGTACAAGCAAATCAGATCGAACTGAGTGGTAGTTCACGACGAGGTTTATCCACTGCTTTATTGGCTAATGTCGAATCAGGAGCCACGGGTAATGGTGGTAATTTAACCATTGATACTCAAAGTTTACGCCTGATTGATGGCGCTCAAATCGGGACAGGTACCTTTAGCTCTGGAAATGCTGGAGATTCAAAAATTCAAGCAACTGATGTAGAACTGATAGGTACTTCGACTAATGTTCCTAGCCTTTTATTTACTGCAGTCCAGTCAAATGCTACAGGTAAGGGGGGAAATTTGATTCTGGACACTACAAATTTGCGTCTAATGGACGGATCTCAAATTAGCAGTGGTACTCTCGGCTCTGGAAAGGCTGGTAATTTGTCAGTCACAGCAAATGATATAGAAGTTGTTGGGTTTAGTGAAAAATGGCGCAGTGGTTTATTTGCTAGTGCTATTCAAGGGAATGGAGATGGAGGCAATTTAAGCATCACTACTAACAATTTAACTGTTAAAGATGGGGGCATTATCAGTGCCGGTAACTTCCCCAGTCGTGACTCTAGTATTGCACCAGGACAAGGAAAAGCCGGGAATATTCAAATTGAAGCTGGTTCTATTTTACTTGATAATACTTCCTTTGAAAATCCCGCCAGCATCACAGCATCTACTACATCTGGTGGCGGCGGTAACATCTTGCTTCAGGTGCAAAACTCATTAACTGCCCGTAATGGTAGCCAAATATCTGCTGACACTAAAGGCAGTGGTAATGGAGGCAATATTAACATTAATGCTGACTCTCTAACATTTACTACTGGAGCTTCTTTAACTAGCAGTACAACAGCTAAAGGTAATGCAGGTCTGATTAATATTGATGCCAATTCTATTCTCTTTGATGGTTATATTAATGGATTATTTAGCGGTGCTTTTAGCGAAGCCAAAGCAGAATCACAAGGTAATGGGGGGAATATTCAAGTTATAAGTGACTCTTTGAAACTGACTAATCAAGCTCGCATATCTACGAATAGTTCTGGATTGGGTCAAGCTGGAAATATCTCCATCAATGCTAATCAAATCCAAACCAATCAAGGAAACATTGTCTCGACTTCTACTAAAACCGGTGGTGGGAATCTGAACTTAAATACTAATTTATTGTTATTAACTAACAATGGTTTGATTAGTACCAGCGTTTTAGACAGTACTGGTGGCGGTGGCAATATTAACACAAATGCCGGTTTTATTGTCGCTAACAATAACAGTGATATTAGAGCTAATGCTGTGTTTGGACCAGGAGGGAATATCCAAGTGCAAACCAAAGGTATTTTCCTTTCGCCGGATAGCGAAATTGATGCTAGTTCCCAGTTTGGGGTTAATGGTATTGTGACAATTACTAACCTAGAAACAAGTAAGAATATTGTCAACAACAAATTATCAGATAATATAATAGACCCGTCTCAACAGATTGCTCCTAGCTGTCAAGCCAATCGCGCCAATAATTTTGTGGTGACAGGACGAGGTGGATTACCAGAAAATCCTACTGACACGATCATCGGTAAGACTATTTGGACAGATTTACGTGATATTTCTCCCAAAGTAGCTGTCCAGGAAAAGGGGGGACAAGGAAAACAAGAAACGGTTTCCCAAGGAGATCAAAATACGCCATCCGTAATTATTGAGGCGCAAACATGGGTAGTTAATACCAACGGAGAAGTAGAGTTAGTAGCTTATTCTCCTAATACTATTCCTCAACCATCTAGCAATCCTACACCTAAGTGTGGTGCGGTTTAG
- a CDS encoding DUF928 domain-containing protein, which produces MTFKPPGAQAPKRSSGGASRDGNICGFTTKATNNVSVTPLIPTTNIGLTVAEHPTIFVYVPGTKAQKALFTLQDDGSKSYYHTTLNLPENPGVMEVKLPNSVPGLKIGKNYQWSLVMICAEELETDSPWVGGWIRRVEADRRLNQQSHKPISLDLISQLAETGIWYDSLSLLAQLRRSQPHDLSLTHAWEELLKSANLNAIANEPLVN; this is translated from the coding sequence GTGACGTTTAAGCCACCGGGAGCGCAAGCGCCTAAACGGTCTTCTGGAGGAGCTTCACGGGATGGTAATATCTGTGGTTTTACGACAAAAGCAACGAATAATGTATCTGTTACGCCGTTAATACCTACAACTAATATTGGGTTGACAGTAGCAGAGCATCCAACAATTTTTGTCTATGTTCCTGGAACTAAAGCTCAAAAAGCATTGTTTACATTGCAAGATGATGGCTCTAAATCTTATTACCACACAACTTTAAATTTGCCAGAAAACCCGGGTGTGATGGAAGTTAAGCTCCCTAATTCTGTTCCTGGACTGAAAATCGGTAAAAATTATCAATGGTCTTTGGTGATGATTTGTGCCGAAGAGTTAGAGACGGATAGCCCTTGGGTAGGTGGATGGATTCGTCGAGTAGAAGCAGATCGCCGTTTGAATCAGCAAAGTCACAAACCAATATCCCTCGATTTGATTTCCCAGTTAGCTGAAACTGGTATTTGGTACGATTCCCTATCTCTGCTAGCCCAATTGAGGCGATCGCAACCTCATGATCTATCTCTAACTCATGCTTGGGAAGAGCTTTTGAAATCAGCGAATTTAAATGCGATCGCCAATGAACCCCTAGTTAATTAA
- a CDS encoding CHASE2 domain-containing protein gives MKLFFKTLLGYVSRVHLRPWRFVLMTSSGVAILIIAGGMTGLFQLLEWTTMEQFFALRPLEAPEKRVLIVTIDEKDITQAGKWPIPDAILAQLLTKLKAQQPAAIGLDIYRDLPVEPGYSQLVAVMKSTPNLIGVKKLAGDQVAPSPILSQKKQIALADFVLDTDGKVRRGLLSAGDNQGETFLGLATRLSLMYLEPKGISLEALDKTGNYLRLGKATFTPLKGNEFSYRGADLGGYQILLNYRGFQSRFDTVTMRDVLNGSLSEELVRDRIVLIGTTAKSINDFFNVGYNCNLHNDNEQMAGVVIHANLISQILSAAFDGRPLIRVWSSKAEWLWVLGWSFISSSITWKLLEIQTISQRKLPGLPLLGIILAIATLLSSTYLAFLVGWWIPTVSPLLALIVSAIVTTNFHKQSQLAQANQQLQEYSQTLERKVSDRTKELEVAKIAADVANQAKSEFLANMSHELRTHLNGILGYAQILERSQNMATSELDGIKIIHQCGSHLLTLINDILDLSKIEARKLELHKTDFDFSTFLTGVSEICRIRAQQKGISFIYQSDSQLPQGIHADEKRLRQVLINLLGNAIKFTDSGGVTFKVESLSTEEKTDIRATKIRFQIEDTGVGMTAEQLEKIFLPFEQVGDKHKQTEGTGLGLAISCKIAELMGTEIKVASTLKVGSKFWLDVNLEIASNWIYTTSVSPNQKIVGIKDKKTKILIVDDQWENRSVIIKLLESIGFECLEATNGQEGLDRAGKTQPDLIVTDLKMPVMDGLEMIQIFRKMPLFQNIPIIVSSASVFEHDKSKCLTAGGDDFLPKPLQIDDFLNLLQKYLQLNWIYQEDSTLTRNSEKSPTENLNSQLIVPPPSTELDKLFDLAMRGNIQGLQTALNELEQLDSKFLPFCLQIRLLADNFQIKPIRQFLKSYQSKTT, from the coding sequence ATGAAGTTATTTTTCAAAACACTGCTTGGCTATGTCAGTAGGGTGCATTTACGACCTTGGCGCTTTGTGTTGATGACATCTTCTGGTGTCGCCATATTGATTATCGCTGGAGGGATGACAGGGTTATTTCAATTACTGGAGTGGACTACTATGGAGCAATTTTTTGCTCTACGTCCCCTTGAAGCACCAGAAAAGCGCGTTCTCATTGTTACTATTGATGAAAAAGACATTACCCAAGCTGGTAAATGGCCGATTCCTGATGCTATTTTAGCTCAACTTCTCACCAAGCTCAAAGCACAACAACCAGCTGCTATTGGTTTGGATATTTATCGAGATTTGCCGGTCGAACCAGGTTATTCTCAATTGGTGGCGGTGATGAAGTCTACACCTAACTTGATTGGTGTGAAGAAACTGGCAGGAGATCAGGTAGCTCCATCACCAATTTTATCTCAAAAAAAGCAAATTGCTTTGGCTGATTTTGTTTTGGATACAGATGGTAAGGTGAGGCGAGGTTTGCTCTCTGCTGGGGATAATCAGGGAGAAACTTTTTTAGGATTAGCAACGCGCTTAAGCCTGATGTACCTGGAACCAAAAGGTATTTCACTAGAAGCATTGGATAAAACTGGAAATTATTTACGGTTAGGTAAAGCCACATTTACACCTTTGAAAGGTAATGAGTTTAGTTATCGGGGTGCAGATCTTGGGGGATACCAAATTTTGTTGAACTACCGGGGCTTTCAGTCGCGGTTCGATACGGTGACAATGCGGGATGTGCTGAATGGCTCTCTATCTGAGGAATTAGTGCGCGATCGCATCGTATTGATTGGGACTACAGCCAAAAGTATCAATGATTTTTTTAATGTAGGCTACAATTGCAATCTCCATAATGATAACGAACAAATGGCAGGGGTAGTGATTCATGCCAATTTAATTAGTCAAATTTTAAGCGCCGCTTTTGATGGTAGGCCTCTCATTCGGGTGTGGTCTTCTAAAGCAGAGTGGCTATGGGTTTTAGGCTGGTCTTTTATCAGCAGTAGTATCACGTGGAAACTGCTAGAAATTCAAACTATCAGTCAGCGGAAATTACCAGGATTACCCCTATTAGGAATTATATTGGCGATCGCTACTCTCTTAAGTAGTACCTATCTAGCCTTTTTGGTAGGTTGGTGGATTCCCACGGTTTCACCTTTACTAGCTTTGATAGTCTCGGCGATTGTCACCACCAATTTTCATAAACAATCGCAATTAGCACAAGCCAATCAACAACTACAGGAGTATTCTCAAACTCTAGAGCGCAAAGTGAGCGATCGCACTAAAGAATTAGAGGTTGCTAAAATTGCTGCTGATGTTGCTAACCAAGCCAAAAGCGAATTTTTAGCAAATATGAGTCATGAACTCCGAACACATCTAAATGGGATTTTAGGCTACGCACAAATCCTAGAACGCTCTCAAAATATGGCTACTTCTGAATTGGATGGAATCAAAATTATTCATCAGTGTGGTTCTCATTTACTCACTCTGATTAACGATATTTTAGACCTATCTAAAATCGAAGCTCGCAAACTTGAACTACACAAGACAGATTTTGATTTCTCTACCTTTTTAACAGGAGTATCAGAAATCTGTCGTATCCGCGCTCAACAAAAAGGTATCTCTTTTATTTACCAATCAGATTCCCAACTTCCCCAAGGAATTCATGCTGATGAAAAACGTTTACGGCAAGTTTTAATTAATTTGCTTGGTAATGCGATTAAGTTTACCGATAGCGGCGGGGTTACTTTCAAAGTTGAGTCTTTATCCACGGAGGAAAAAACTGATATCCGAGCTACGAAAATCAGATTTCAAATTGAAGATACTGGGGTAGGAATGACGGCTGAACAATTAGAAAAGATTTTTTTACCTTTTGAACAAGTAGGAGATAAACATAAACAAACAGAAGGTACAGGATTAGGACTAGCTATTAGCTGCAAAATTGCTGAATTAATGGGTACTGAAATCAAAGTTGCCAGTACGTTAAAAGTAGGTAGCAAATTTTGGTTGGATGTAAATTTAGAAATTGCTAGTAACTGGATATATACAACTTCTGTATCACCCAACCAAAAAATTGTGGGAATTAAAGACAAAAAAACCAAAATTCTGATTGTGGACGATCAATGGGAAAATCGTTCTGTGATTATCAAATTACTAGAATCAATTGGATTTGAATGCTTAGAAGCAACTAATGGACAAGAGGGTTTAGATAGAGCCGGGAAAACTCAGCCTGATTTAATTGTAACTGACTTAAAAATGCCAGTTATGGATGGTTTGGAAATGATCCAAATCTTCCGAAAAATGCCCCTATTTCAAAATATACCAATTATAGTTTCTTCAGCCAGTGTATTTGAACATGACAAATCAAAATGCTTGACAGCAGGAGGCGATGATTTTTTACCTAAACCGTTACAAATTGACGATTTTCTAAATCTCTTACAGAAGTATTTACAACTCAACTGGATTTATCAAGAAGATAGTACCCTAACCAGAAATAGTGAAAAATCACCAACCGAAAATTTAAACTCTCAGTTAATAGTCCCACCACCATCAACAGAACTTGACAAGCTGTTTGATTTAGCCATGAGAGGTAATATTCAAGGTTTGCAAACAGCGTTGAATGAACTTGAACAGTTGGATAGTAAATTTTTACCTTTTTGTTTACAAATTAGGCTGTTAGCTGATAACTTCCAAATCAAACCAATTCGGCAATTTCTCAAATCCTATCAGAGTAAAACTACATGA
- a CDS encoding response regulator, producing the protein MKSINIESATILVVDDNQTNLKVLCNAISSSGWEILVATDGESAIEQAEYAQPDLILLDIMMPGIDGFQTCQRLKKNPVTQHIPIIFLSALSDKFDKVQGLLIGGVDYITKPFQIEEVLARIHVHLKLRYLTKQLETQNQQLEQRVEQRTTELSQAFNELKQSQIHLVQQEKMSILGELVAGVAHEINNPLSFLTGNLDFIRNYLYSLIIHLQLYHQHYPNPVAEINENAKLINLEQLMEDVPAVISSMNLGIERISDISTSLRIFSRNDISDKIAGDIHAGIDSTLVILKYRLKANNQRPEIEIVQNYGNLPLIKCYPGQLNQVFMNILANAIDAFDEKAKKSSYAENQGNQIIIETELSQDNQWVTIAFKDNALGIHPDEQERIFEEFFTTKPVGKGTGLGLSISKEIVEGKHQGNLNCFSVLGKWTEFIIKIPVE; encoded by the coding sequence ATGAAGTCTATTAATATTGAATCCGCGACTATATTGGTTGTTGATGACAATCAAACAAATCTGAAAGTATTGTGTAATGCCATTTCTAGCTCAGGATGGGAAATCTTAGTAGCTACTGATGGTGAAAGTGCCATTGAGCAAGCAGAATATGCTCAACCAGATCTAATTTTATTAGATATCATGATGCCAGGAATTGATGGTTTCCAAACTTGTCAGCGGCTGAAGAAAAATCCTGTAACTCAACATATACCGATAATTTTTTTGAGCGCTCTTTCTGACAAATTTGATAAAGTTCAAGGACTGTTAATTGGCGGTGTAGATTACATTACTAAGCCTTTTCAAATAGAAGAGGTGTTAGCCAGAATTCATGTACATTTAAAACTGCGTTATTTAACCAAACAACTGGAAACGCAAAATCAGCAACTAGAGCAGCGGGTTGAGCAACGCACAACCGAACTATCTCAAGCATTTAATGAATTAAAGCAATCTCAAATACATCTAGTCCAACAGGAAAAAATGTCTATTCTTGGTGAGTTAGTTGCTGGCGTAGCTCACGAAATTAATAATCCCCTGAGCTTTTTGACCGGTAATTTGGACTTTATTAGGAATTATCTATATAGCCTAATTATTCATTTACAGCTTTATCATCAACACTATCCCAATCCAGTTGCAGAAATTAACGAAAATGCCAAACTTATAAACTTAGAGCAACTGATGGAAGATGTACCAGCAGTAATTTCATCCATGAATTTAGGCATTGAGCGCATTAGTGATATTAGCACTAGTCTCCGCATTTTTTCCCGGAATGATATCTCTGATAAAATAGCCGGCGATATTCATGCAGGTATCGACAGCACTTTGGTAATTCTGAAATATCGTCTCAAAGCCAATAATCAGCGCCCAGAAATTGAAATTGTGCAAAATTATGGTAATTTACCATTAATTAAATGCTATCCTGGGCAACTCAATCAAGTATTCATGAATATCTTAGCCAATGCTATTGATGCTTTTGATGAAAAAGCTAAAAAATCATCTTATGCAGAAAACCAGGGAAATCAAATCATCATTGAAACTGAATTGAGTCAGGATAATCAATGGGTAACAATAGCCTTCAAAGATAATGCTCTTGGTATACATCCTGATGAGCAAGAGCGGATATTTGAAGAGTTTTTTACGACGAAACCAGTTGGGAAAGGAACTGGTTTAGGTTTATCTATTAGTAAGGAGATTGTAGAAGGAAAACACCAGGGTAACTTAAATTGTTTTTCAGTATTAGGAAAATGGACAGAATTTATCATTAAAATTCCTGTTGAGTAA